From a single Phalacrocorax carbo chromosome 10, bPhaCar2.1, whole genome shotgun sequence genomic region:
- the BMERB1 gene encoding bMERB domain-containing protein 1 isoform X2, translating to MAGALLRGGVRRFPWLCNVLLYGGLFAAGDAAQQLWRRRRRGQPPDWAQTRRVALVALAFHGNFSYVWLRALERALPGRRPPAVLGKVLCDQLLGAPVAVLAFYTGMSILQRKEDIFSDCKKKFWNTYKTGLMYWPFVQLSNFILVPVYLRTAYTGLCGFVWATFICFSQQSGDGTAKSAFMWLQREEVNADEESSEK from the exons ATGGCCGGGGCGCTGCTGCGCGGCGGGGTGCGCCGCTTCCCCTGGCTCTGCAACGTGCTGCTCTACGGCGGGCTCTTCGCGGCGGGCGACGCGGCCCAGCAGctgtggcggcggcggcggcgggggcagccGCCCGACTGGGCGCAGACGCGCCGCGTCGCGCTGGTGGCCCTCGCCTTCCACGGCAACTTCAGCTACGTGTGGCTGCGGGCGCTGGAGCGGGCGCtgcccggccgccgcccgcccgccgtcCTCGGCAAGGTGCTCTGCGACCAGCTCCTCGGCGCCCCCGTCGCCGTCCTCGCCTTCTACACGG GTATGAGTATCCTGCAGAGGAAAGAGGACATCTTTTCAGactgtaaaaagaaattttggaaTACATATAAG acgGGACTGATGTACTGGCCTTTTGTGCAG CTGTCAAACTTCATTTTGGTCCCTGTTTATCTGCGAACAGCTTACACTGGGCTCTGTGGTTTTGTCTGGGCTACCTTCATTTGCTTTTCCCAACAGAGTGGAGATGGCACAGCAAAGTCAGCATTTATGTGGCTTCAAAGAGAGGAAGTCAATGCAGATGAAGAATCATCAGAGAAATAA